The following proteins come from a genomic window of Streptomyces sp. Sge12:
- a CDS encoding YbaK/EbsC family protein, with the protein MRAPIGPFDNAVPAPDCLADLTPPVAEAVRGWTGDVPAEQILHVDTDPAIADTRAFVAHYGQELLGQSANCVVVAAKRGGEVTLAACLVPSAGRIDVNGAVRRHLGARKVSFAPMETAVELTGMEYGGITPIGLPADWPLLVDAAVADMPYVLVGSGRRRGKLIAPGKLFAELPGAELIEGLAL; encoded by the coding sequence ATGCGCGCTCCCATCGGGCCCTTCGACAACGCGGTGCCGGCTCCCGACTGCCTCGCGGACCTCACCCCGCCCGTGGCCGAAGCGGTCCGCGGCTGGACCGGGGACGTACCTGCCGAGCAGATCCTCCACGTGGACACCGATCCGGCGATCGCCGACACCCGCGCCTTCGTCGCGCACTACGGGCAGGAACTGCTCGGGCAGTCGGCGAACTGCGTGGTGGTCGCCGCCAAGCGCGGCGGCGAGGTCACCCTCGCGGCCTGCCTCGTGCCCTCCGCCGGCCGGATCGACGTCAACGGCGCCGTCCGCCGCCACCTCGGCGCGCGCAAGGTGTCCTTCGCACCGATGGAGACGGCCGTGGAACTGACGGGCATGGAGTACGGGGGCATCACCCCGATCGGCCTGCCGGCCGACTGGCCGCTCCTGGTGGACGCGGCGGTCGCCGACATGCCCTACGTACTCGTCGGCAGCGGACGCCGCCGCGGCAAGCTCATCGCCCCCGGCAAGCTGTTCGCGGAGCTCCCCGGAGCCGAACTCATCGAGGGCCTCGCCCTCTGA
- a CDS encoding dioxygenase family protein has protein sequence MTENGSSPTSRRALLLAAGSVGVAALTAACSGPAGTRGAAGQPSAPPPLSPSPGASTPACVLAVQAGAGPYYLDLDRVRSDITEGRAGVPFRLDLTVVRVSAGCRPVAEAAVDVWHADPSGAYSTGGAAFLRGTQVTDAAGRSTFRTIVPGWYAGLAPHIHFKVRPDRRTETTSQFFFPEPLLVQVYKRPPYAERRAPEHPNARDDRYRASGASMTLAPVPDGDGYRAAYTVGIA, from the coding sequence ATGACCGAGAACGGCAGTTCCCCGACCAGCCGCCGCGCCCTCCTGCTGGCCGCCGGCTCGGTCGGGGTCGCGGCACTGACGGCGGCCTGCTCCGGCCCTGCCGGGACCCGCGGGGCGGCGGGGCAGCCGTCCGCACCGCCGCCGCTCTCACCGTCACCCGGCGCCAGCACCCCGGCCTGCGTGCTCGCCGTGCAGGCGGGCGCCGGCCCGTACTACCTCGATCTGGACCGGGTCCGGTCGGACATCACGGAGGGCCGGGCGGGTGTGCCGTTCCGGCTGGACCTGACCGTGGTGCGGGTGTCGGCGGGCTGCCGTCCGGTCGCCGAGGCCGCCGTCGACGTCTGGCACGCCGACCCCTCGGGCGCCTACTCCACCGGCGGGGCCGCCTTCCTGCGCGGTACGCAGGTCACGGACGCCGCCGGCCGCAGCACCTTCCGCACCATCGTGCCCGGCTGGTACGCCGGGCTGGCACCGCACATCCACTTCAAGGTGCGTCCCGACCGCCGGACCGAGACGACCTCGCAGTTCTTCTTCCCCGAGCCCCTGCTGGTGCAGGTGTACAAGCGCCCTCCGTACGCCGAACGCCGCGCGCCGGAGCACCCCAACGCCCGTGACGACCGGTACCGCGCCTCCGGGGCCTCGATGACCCTGGCGCCGGTCCCGGACGGCGACGGCTACCGGGCCGCGTATACCGTGGGCATCGCCTGA
- a CDS encoding VOC family protein → MDHFAPEGYTSVAPWVVTDDTGALLDFITAAFDGEEIARVSVEDGSIGHGEIRIGDTVVLAFDRRPDWPATPAMLRVYVPDADAAMAAAVAHGARVVTEAADSAWGDRGGRVKDPFGNIWWVVSRVEEVAPDEVWRRMDEPKYAESMRTAQQTLDAELGGRASGVASAPQRPPH, encoded by the coding sequence ATGGACCACTTTGCCCCCGAGGGCTACACGAGCGTCGCACCGTGGGTCGTCACCGACGACACGGGCGCGTTGCTCGACTTCATCACCGCGGCGTTCGACGGTGAAGAGATCGCACGGGTGTCGGTCGAGGACGGCAGCATCGGCCACGGCGAGATCCGGATCGGCGACACGGTCGTCCTCGCCTTCGACCGGCGGCCGGACTGGCCGGCCACGCCCGCCATGCTGCGGGTCTACGTACCCGACGCGGACGCCGCCATGGCCGCCGCCGTCGCCCACGGAGCGCGGGTGGTCACCGAGGCCGCCGACAGCGCGTGGGGCGACCGCGGGGGCCGGGTGAAGGATCCCTTCGGCAACATCTGGTGGGTCGTGAGCCGGGTCGAGGAGGTCGCGCCGGACGAGGTCTGGCGGCGCATGGACGAGCCGAAGTACGCCGAGTCGATGCGCACGGCCCAGCAGACCCTGGACGCCGAACTCGGCGGCCGTGCCTCGGGCGTGGCCAGCGCCCCGCAGCGACCGCCCCACTGA
- a CDS encoding RICIN domain-containing protein, with product MTGSEPDPADGRRGDAYHGPAGVQRGSGNLQVNIHEHRVGILSACAVALVCVATVIAVRLGGDTGTGADAPPDSAPATTSATTSGAPREDLSALTGQLVNDGSGLCLRAPGTGEGLVPVQDTCTADTDRTWTLAQQDGARSRTLRNAHSGRCLTVTGEENGAPARQFACTAGQHVQRWELQWGSGARAGHFVLRNAANAKCLLVQGTGQGLPAAQTSCGEEYADQWWHLVPRQGGPS from the coding sequence GTGACCGGCTCGGAGCCCGATCCGGCCGACGGACGCCGCGGGGACGCGTACCACGGCCCGGCCGGGGTGCAGCGCGGCAGCGGGAACCTCCAGGTCAACATCCACGAGCACCGCGTCGGCATCCTGTCGGCCTGCGCGGTGGCCCTGGTGTGCGTGGCCACGGTGATCGCGGTCCGGCTGGGCGGCGACACCGGTACCGGGGCGGACGCTCCGCCCGACTCGGCCCCGGCCACGACCTCGGCCACAACCTCGGGCGCGCCCCGGGAGGATCTGTCGGCCCTCACCGGGCAGCTGGTCAACGACGGCAGCGGACTGTGCCTCCGCGCACCCGGGACCGGCGAGGGCCTCGTGCCGGTGCAGGACACGTGCACCGCCGACACCGACCGCACCTGGACGCTCGCCCAGCAGGACGGCGCCCGCAGCCGCACGCTGCGCAACGCGCACAGCGGCCGCTGCCTGACCGTCACGGGGGAGGAGAACGGCGCCCCCGCCCGCCAGTTCGCCTGCACCGCCGGGCAGCACGTGCAGCGCTGGGAACTGCAGTGGGGCAGCGGCGCCCGGGCCGGGCACTTCGTCCTGCGCAACGCCGCCAACGCCAAGTGCCTGCTGGTCCAGGGCACCGGGCAGGGCCTTCCGGCGGCGCAGACCTCGTGTGGTGAGGAGTACGCCGACCAGTGGTGGCACCTGGTGCCCCGGCAGGGGGGTCCGTCATGA
- a CDS encoding S8 family peptidase, with protein sequence MSVMRHTRRKIAGISATAVVALALGAAAALPASAADNGAQGVIENAGAAGTISGSYIVTLNDTAARSTADSGKAVAKRYGAKIDKTYSAALNGYSVEVSEAQAKKLAADPAVKSVVQNRVFTVDATQPNPPSWGLDRIDQRALPLNQSYTYPDKAGEGVTAYIIDTGVRITHQDFGTRASYGYDAIDNDNTAQDGHGHGTHVAGTVAGGAYGVAKKAKIVGVRVLDNNGSGTTAQVVAGIDWVTRNAVKPAVANMSLGGGADSALDTAVRNSIASGITYGVAAGNESTNASTKSPARVAEAITVGATTNTDAKASYSNFGTVLDIFAPGSSITSSWGTGDTATNTISGTSMATPHVVGAAALYLAQNTASTPAQVRDALVAAATPNVVTGPGTGSPNLLLYVGDGGTVPPGKRFENAADYAINDNATVESPVTVSGVAGNAPAALTVAVDIKHTYIGDLKVDLVAPDGTVYTLHNRTGGSADNIIKTFTVNASAEVANGVWKLRVNDNANVDTGKIDSWALQF encoded by the coding sequence ATGTCCGTGATGCGTCACACCCGCCGGAAGATCGCCGGCATCAGCGCGACCGCCGTCGTCGCGCTCGCGCTCGGCGCGGCCGCCGCCTTACCCGCCTCGGCGGCAGACAACGGCGCACAGGGCGTCATCGAGAACGCCGGTGCCGCCGGAACCATCTCCGGCAGCTACATCGTGACCCTGAACGACACCGCGGCCCGCTCCACCGCCGACAGCGGCAAGGCCGTCGCCAAGCGTTACGGCGCGAAGATCGACAAGACCTACAGCGCCGCCCTCAACGGCTACTCCGTCGAGGTCTCCGAGGCGCAGGCCAAGAAGCTCGCCGCCGACCCGGCGGTCAAGTCCGTCGTGCAGAACCGGGTCTTCACCGTCGACGCGACCCAGCCCAACCCGCCGTCCTGGGGCCTCGACCGCATCGACCAGCGGGCGCTCCCGCTGAACCAGAGCTACACCTACCCGGACAAGGCCGGTGAGGGCGTCACCGCCTACATCATCGACACCGGCGTCCGCATCACCCACCAGGACTTCGGCACCCGCGCCTCCTACGGCTACGACGCCATCGACAACGACAACACCGCCCAGGACGGCCACGGCCACGGCACCCACGTCGCCGGCACCGTCGCGGGCGGCGCCTACGGCGTGGCCAAGAAGGCCAAGATCGTCGGCGTCCGCGTCCTCGACAACAACGGCTCCGGGACGACGGCCCAGGTCGTCGCGGGCATCGACTGGGTGACCCGCAACGCCGTCAAGCCGGCCGTGGCCAACATGTCGCTGGGCGGCGGCGCGGACTCCGCGCTCGACACCGCCGTGCGCAACTCCATCGCCTCCGGCATCACCTACGGCGTCGCCGCGGGCAACGAGTCCACCAACGCCTCGACCAAGTCCCCGGCCCGCGTGGCCGAGGCCATCACGGTCGGCGCCACCACCAACACGGACGCCAAGGCCAGCTACTCCAACTTCGGCACCGTCCTGGACATCTTCGCGCCGGGCTCCTCCATCACCTCCTCGTGGGGTACCGGGGACACCGCCACCAACACCATCTCCGGCACCTCGATGGCCACCCCGCACGTGGTCGGTGCGGCGGCGCTCTACCTGGCGCAGAACACCGCCAGCACCCCGGCGCAGGTCCGTGACGCCCTGGTGGCCGCCGCGACCCCGAACGTGGTGACCGGCCCGGGCACGGGCTCCCCGAACCTGCTGCTCTACGTCGGCGACGGCGGCACCGTCCCGCCCGGCAAGCGGTTCGAGAACGCCGCGGACTACGCGATCAACGACAACGCCACCGTCGAGTCGCCGGTCACCGTCAGCGGTGTCGCCGGCAACGCCCCGGCGGCGCTGACCGTCGCGGTCGACATCAAGCACACGTACATCGGTGACCTCAAGGTGGACCTGGTCGCGCCCGACGGCACCGTCTACACCCTGCACAACCGCACCGGCGGCAGCGCGGACAACATCATCAAGACCTTCACCGTCAATGCCTCCGCGGAGGTCGCCAACGGTGTCTGGAAGCTCCGGGTGAACGACAACGCGAACGTCGACACCGGCAAGATCGACTCCTGGGCGCTCCAGTTCTGA
- a CDS encoding AraC family transcriptional regulator, with translation MHLDELRTLLARHARSDWSTAIDGVLISRVDRSDPPAPSMSGTVLAVIAQGAKRLALGDRVYEYGAGQYLVASVDLPVTGQFTRADPDHPALGFGLTLEPAAVAELLVQAGPAVYTPRSAAGAPSGIAVSDAPPALLDAVVRLLRLLDEPRDRAVLAPLVKREILWRLITGEQGAAVRQLGLADSGLSHVSRAVRWIREHYAEPFRVEDVARLAGMSVSAFYRQFQAVTAMSPIQFQKQIRLQEARLLLATHPGDVTGVGQRVGYDNPSQFSREYRRQFGAPPSRDAARLRDTVRAPASVLP, from the coding sequence ATGCACCTCGATGAGCTCCGCACCCTGCTGGCGCGGCACGCCCGCTCCGACTGGAGCACCGCCATCGACGGCGTCCTGATCTCCCGGGTCGACCGGTCGGATCCGCCGGCGCCGTCGATGTCCGGCACGGTCCTGGCGGTCATCGCCCAGGGAGCCAAACGGCTCGCCCTCGGGGACAGGGTCTACGAGTACGGCGCCGGGCAGTACCTGGTGGCATCCGTCGACCTGCCGGTCACCGGACAGTTCACCCGGGCCGACCCGGATCACCCGGCCCTCGGTTTCGGCCTCACGCTCGAACCGGCCGCCGTCGCCGAACTGCTGGTACAGGCCGGTCCCGCTGTGTACACCCCGCGGTCCGCGGCGGGCGCGCCGTCGGGAATCGCCGTCAGCGACGCCCCGCCCGCCCTGCTGGACGCGGTGGTCCGCCTGCTGCGCCTGCTCGACGAACCCCGGGACCGGGCCGTACTGGCCCCCCTGGTCAAGCGGGAGATCCTGTGGCGGCTGATCACCGGCGAGCAGGGGGCCGCGGTGCGCCAGCTCGGCCTCGCCGACAGCGGCCTCAGCCACGTCTCACGCGCGGTGCGCTGGATCCGCGAGCACTACGCCGAGCCCTTCCGCGTCGAGGACGTGGCGCGCCTGGCCGGCATGAGCGTCTCCGCCTTCTACCGGCAGTTCCAGGCGGTGACCGCGATGAGCCCCATCCAGTTCCAGAAGCAGATCCGGCTCCAGGAGGCCCGGCTGCTGCTCGCCACGCACCCGGGCGACGTCACGGGCGTCGGCCAGCGCGTCGGCTACGACAACCCCTCGCAGTTCAGCCGTGAGTACCGCCGGCAGTTCGGCGCGCCCCCGAGCCGGGACGCGGCCCGGCTGCGGGACACCGTACGGGCCCCGGCGAGTGTCCTGCCCTGA
- a CDS encoding SDR family oxidoreductase, which yields MKTVLITGTSSGYGRETALYFHEQGWNVIATMRTPRAGILPESDRIRVLELDVTRPETITAALEAAGPVDVLVNNAGVPSIGVFEGTPMARVREVFETNTFGVMAVTQAVLPGFRERGSGVVVNVTSSVVLGHMPLTAVYKASKTAVEGFTASLALELEPFGVRARTVEPGACFTTNFGTRATSDGSPDELVPAPYAEFTKKVLADFANQDLYTTERDVAETVWRAAHDTTGRLRFPAGADAVRLAEAK from the coding sequence ATGAAGACCGTCCTGATCACCGGCACCTCCTCCGGCTACGGGCGCGAGACCGCCCTCTACTTCCACGAGCAGGGATGGAACGTCATCGCCACCATGCGGACCCCGCGTGCCGGCATCCTGCCCGAGTCGGACCGGATCCGCGTCCTCGAGCTGGACGTGACCAGGCCCGAGACCATCACCGCCGCGCTCGAGGCCGCAGGACCCGTCGACGTCCTGGTCAACAACGCGGGTGTCCCCTCGATCGGCGTCTTCGAGGGCACCCCCATGGCCCGGGTGCGGGAGGTCTTCGAGACCAACACGTTCGGCGTGATGGCCGTGACCCAGGCGGTGCTGCCCGGGTTCCGCGAACGCGGCAGCGGCGTCGTGGTCAACGTGACCTCCAGCGTGGTGCTGGGGCACATGCCGCTCACGGCCGTCTACAAGGCCAGCAAGACGGCCGTCGAGGGGTTCACCGCATCGCTCGCGCTCGAACTCGAGCCCTTCGGCGTGCGGGCCAGGACGGTCGAGCCGGGCGCCTGCTTCACGACGAACTTCGGGACCAGGGCGACGAGCGACGGATCGCCCGACGAACTCGTGCCCGCGCCGTACGCGGAGTTCACGAAGAAGGTCCTGGCCGACTTCGCGAACCAGGACCTGTACACGACGGAGCGCGACGTGGCCGAGACGGTCTGGCGCGCCGCGCACGACACGACCGGCCGGCTGCGCTTCCCGGCCGGCGCCGACGCGGTCCGGCTCGCCGAGGCGAAGTGA